Proteins found in one uncultured Desulfuromonas sp. genomic segment:
- a CDS encoding nitrous oxide-stimulated promoter family protein has protein sequence MTSVKRLAKDEKVLRVFIATYCRQNHLNGGVSAEREEQGRHYCAECAELLDYALQRLQRCPLNPKPACRDCPVHCYRSQMRERIRQVMKFSGLHFVKRGRLDWLWHYFF, from the coding sequence ATGACTTCTGTCAAGCGACTTGCCAAAGATGAAAAGGTGCTGCGCGTGTTTATTGCCACCTATTGTCGGCAGAATCACCTGAACGGTGGTGTTTCTGCTGAGCGCGAAGAGCAGGGCCGGCACTATTGCGCCGAATGTGCCGAGTTGCTTGATTATGCGTTGCAACGGTTGCAGCGTTGTCCGCTCAACCCGAAACCGGCCTGCAGGGACTGCCCGGTCCATTGCTATCGTTCGCAAATGCGTGAGCGTATCCGCCAGGTGATGAAATTCAGTGGTCTCCACTTTGTCAAACGGGGACGGCTGGATTGGTTATGGCACTATTTTTTTTGA
- the amrA gene encoding AmmeMemoRadiSam system protein A, whose amino-acid sequence MEELLSTKEQAILLDIARTAIVSHVRHSDVCVVPREERRLNIKRGCFVTIKQDGKLRGCIGNFQSEIPLFKEVSQMAVASSSNDPRFYPMKEEDLDKFSLEISVLSPLVKIAAPEDIQVGKHGIYMERSHYRGVLLPQVATENHWDRTTFLSQTCLKAGLPPEAWQDSDTDIYIFSAQVFGEEA is encoded by the coding sequence GTGGAGGAGTTACTCAGCACCAAGGAGCAGGCGATTCTTCTCGATATCGCTCGAACAGCCATCGTCAGCCATGTGCGCCACTCTGATGTCTGCGTCGTGCCACGGGAAGAACGACGTCTGAACATCAAAAGGGGCTGCTTTGTCACCATCAAACAGGACGGCAAGCTGCGCGGCTGTATCGGCAACTTCCAATCGGAAATTCCGTTGTTCAAAGAAGTTTCACAAATGGCCGTCGCCTCATCAAGCAACGACCCGCGTTTTTACCCGATGAAAGAGGAGGATCTGGACAAGTTCTCACTGGAGATTTCAGTCTTGTCTCCACTGGTAAAAATTGCCGCCCCGGAGGACATCCAGGTGGGCAAGCACGGGATCTACATGGAAAGAAGCCATTACCGCGGTGTCCTGTTGCCACAGGTTGCCACGGAAAACCACTGGGATCGCACCACATTTCTCAGCCAGACCTGCCTTAAAGCCGGCCTGCCGCCGGAAGCCTGGCAGGATAGCGATACCGACATCTACATCTTCAGCGCTCAGGTGTTTGGCGAAGAGGCATAG
- a CDS encoding transporter substrate-binding domain-containing protein yields the protein MKRWREWIIAGWCVLVVAVGSSVAAEAVESSMVTLTDDEKAWLAEHPTILLAPDPDFAPVEFFDHQGVYCGIAADFVAVIERRLGFHFQRVRRDNWPQILDGIRDKQLDMLGAVAQTPQRRDYLEFTEPFLQFPGVIVAHQSVTETYTLADLRGKTVALVEGYTGHELLIRDYPEIVLDVVPDTATGLRKVAFGRVDVFVGNLGTAAYALAREGITNLHVVGETGEIYRWAFAVRKDWPQLRSILQKALDSIDAQQRQALIRSWVQPLPQDHSISRRMWLGVAALAMGALVVMAWVFAWNRLLKRQVLQRTAQLQRALSDAEISRDNVDAILKSVADGLIVANRDNRVILMNRAAEQLLGTSLDQAYLQAIDTVLASPESSRYLSRVFEQGDDCGAVEWVVEGVGEQQGRTIQARTAVVQAQHGKRSRTITIVRDVTRERELDRMKNEFISTAAHELRTPLTAVMGYTELLLHPEEFNVIDPKEQHRVLTTIYEKACRLEGIVADLLDLSRVHSGCLIALSRTSCDINSLLCRAVGGYQYRQDFTVALELDSEEMVLWADEKKLEQVMDNLLSNAVKFCAESCQVFVRGHRDDDFYVIEVEDHGIGMTPKQVERIFDKFYRVDSSDTAPGGLGLGMSIVKNIIEAHGGIIEVQSVPGQGTCVSVRLPVEATAGAGCPEAVAQD from the coding sequence ATGAAACGATGGCGAGAGTGGATCATTGCGGGATGGTGTGTTCTGGTTGTGGCCGTTGGCTCGTCGGTCGCCGCAGAAGCGGTGGAATCCTCAATGGTAACATTGACGGACGATGAAAAAGCCTGGCTGGCCGAGCATCCGACCATCCTGCTTGCCCCGGATCCCGATTTTGCCCCGGTGGAATTCTTTGATCACCAGGGGGTGTATTGTGGTATTGCCGCAGACTTTGTCGCGGTGATTGAGCGGCGCCTGGGATTCCACTTTCAGCGCGTGCGGCGCGACAACTGGCCGCAGATTCTTGACGGTATCCGCGACAAACAACTGGATATGCTTGGTGCTGTGGCACAGACACCGCAGCGGCGTGACTATCTGGAATTTACCGAGCCCTTTCTTCAGTTCCCAGGGGTGATCGTCGCCCATCAATCCGTGACTGAAACCTATACTCTGGCTGATCTACGCGGTAAAACCGTTGCCCTGGTTGAAGGCTATACCGGGCATGAACTTCTGATACGTGATTATCCTGAGATCGTGCTTGATGTGGTGCCGGATACGGCTACCGGCCTACGCAAGGTTGCTTTTGGGCGGGTCGATGTGTTTGTCGGTAACCTGGGAACGGCAGCCTATGCCCTGGCGCGGGAGGGGATCACCAATCTCCATGTGGTGGGTGAAACCGGCGAGATCTACCGCTGGGCATTTGCCGTGCGTAAAGACTGGCCGCAACTGCGATCCATCTTGCAAAAAGCTCTCGATAGTATTGATGCTCAGCAGCGGCAGGCCTTGATCCGTTCCTGGGTGCAGCCATTGCCGCAGGACCATTCGATCAGCCGTCGGATGTGGTTGGGGGTGGCCGCCCTGGCGATGGGCGCACTGGTTGTTATGGCCTGGGTGTTTGCCTGGAACCGCCTGCTCAAGCGTCAGGTCCTGCAACGCACCGCACAGTTGCAGCGTGCTCTGTCTGACGCTGAGATCAGCCGCGACAATGTGGATGCCATTCTCAAGTCCGTGGCGGATGGCCTGATTGTCGCCAATCGGGACAACCGGGTCATTCTGATGAATCGCGCTGCGGAACAGTTATTGGGAACCAGCCTTGATCAAGCCTATCTGCAGGCCATTGATACGGTGCTGGCTTCTCCGGAATCCAGTCGCTACCTGTCGCGGGTGTTCGAGCAGGGTGATGATTGCGGCGCCGTGGAATGGGTGGTGGAAGGGGTTGGCGAACAACAGGGACGCACCATTCAGGCGCGGACTGCTGTGGTGCAAGCTCAGCACGGCAAGCGCAGTCGTACCATCACCATTGTTCGCGATGTTACCCGCGAGCGAGAGCTTGACCGGATGAAAAATGAATTTATCAGCACCGCAGCCCATGAGTTGCGCACTCCGTTGACTGCCGTGATGGGCTACACCGAATTGTTGCTTCATCCGGAAGAATTCAATGTCATCGACCCCAAGGAACAGCACCGGGTGTTGACAACCATTTATGAAAAAGCCTGTCGCCTCGAAGGGATTGTCGCTGATCTGCTTGATTTAAGCCGTGTTCACTCCGGGTGCTTGATTGCTTTGTCTCGGACCTCCTGTGATATCAACAGTCTGTTGTGCCGTGCCGTGGGCGGCTATCAATACCGTCAGGATTTTACCGTGGCCCTCGAACTCGACAGCGAGGAGATGGTGCTGTGGGCGGATGAAAAAAAACTTGAGCAGGTGATGGATAACCTGCTCAGCAACGCCGTGAAGTTTTGTGCGGAGTCGTGTCAGGTTTTCGTTCGTGGTCACCGTGACGATGATTTCTATGTCATTGAGGTTGAGGACCATGGCATCGGTATGACGCCGAAGCAGGTGGAACGGATCTTTGATAAGTTCTATCGGGTGGATTCATCCGATACCGCACCAGGCGGTCTGGGGCTGGGGATGTCGATCGTTAAGAATATCATCGAAGCCCATGGCGGCATCATTGAGGTCCAGAGCGTGCCGGGGCAGGGGACCTGTGTGAGCGTACGTCTTCCTGTTGAAGCAACTGCAGGGGCGGGGTGTCCGGAGGCTGTGGCACAGGATTGA
- the typA gene encoding translational GTPase TypA, with product MSAEIRNIAIIAHVDHGKTTLVDAMLHQSGVFRSNQVITERIMDSNDLEKERGITILSKNLSIEHNGVKINVVDTPGHADFGGEVERVLKMVDSVLLLVDAFDGPMPQTRFVLKKSLDLGLKPIVVINKIDRPGARPEEVVDMVFDLFCELDANEDQLEFPIVYASAKSGYARFEPGDDNMDLEPLFDTIKQNVPAPEGNPEAPFQFLVTSIDYNDYIGRIATGKIFNGQIKEGDTVARIDKDGNIKRGRISKLIGYQGLQQVSIEQASAGDIVTIAGFEEISISESLASVDDPQPLPYVNIDEPTLSMNFIVNSSPFAGNEGKYVTSRNIFERLQKELRTNVSLRVEETDNTDTFKVSGRGELHLSILIENMRREGFELAVSKPEVIFKEENGQRLEPLEYLCIDVPEEFQGTVIEKLGRRKAELASMKQMDGTNRLEFNIPARGLIGFRTEFMTDTRGTGTMSHSFVEYAPYKGEIDSRKNGVLIAMDAGETVAYSLFNLQDRGILFVAPGTKVYEGMIIGQHAKENDLVVNANKGKKLTNVRASGSDDAIRLTPPNILTLEQALEYIADDELVEVTPGSIRLRKKILDANERKKSEKKK from the coding sequence ATGAGCGCCGAGATCAGAAACATCGCTATTATTGCCCACGTCGACCATGGAAAGACAACCTTAGTCGATGCCATGCTTCATCAATCGGGAGTATTTCGCTCCAATCAGGTGATTACTGAAAGGATCATGGACAGCAACGATCTTGAAAAAGAGCGTGGCATCACCATTCTTTCTAAAAACCTGTCCATCGAGCATAACGGCGTCAAAATCAACGTCGTTGACACTCCAGGCCACGCCGACTTCGGTGGCGAAGTGGAGCGGGTGTTAAAAATGGTCGACTCGGTTCTGCTGCTGGTCGATGCGTTTGACGGCCCCATGCCGCAAACCCGTTTTGTGCTGAAAAAATCCCTCGACCTCGGCCTCAAGCCGATCGTCGTAATCAACAAGATCGATCGTCCCGGCGCCCGCCCGGAAGAGGTTGTGGACATGGTGTTCGATCTGTTTTGCGAACTCGATGCCAACGAAGACCAGCTGGAATTCCCCATTGTTTATGCCAGTGCCAAAAGCGGTTATGCCCGTTTTGAGCCGGGTGATGACAATATGGACCTGGAGCCGTTGTTTGATACCATCAAGCAGAATGTTCCCGCCCCGGAAGGCAACCCGGAAGCACCGTTTCAATTTCTGGTCACCAGTATTGACTACAATGATTACATCGGCCGCATTGCCACCGGTAAAATTTTCAACGGTCAGATCAAAGAAGGCGATACCGTCGCTCGCATTGACAAGGACGGCAACATCAAACGGGGCCGTATTTCAAAACTGATCGGTTATCAGGGGCTGCAGCAGGTGAGCATTGAACAGGCCAGCGCCGGTGACATTGTCACCATTGCCGGATTTGAAGAGATCAGCATCAGCGAATCTCTGGCCAGTGTCGACGATCCTCAGCCTCTGCCTTACGTCAATATTGACGAGCCGACGCTGTCGATGAACTTCATTGTCAACAGCTCACCGTTTGCCGGCAACGAGGGCAAGTACGTGACCTCTCGCAATATTTTCGAGCGTCTCCAGAAAGAGCTGCGCACCAACGTCTCATTGCGTGTTGAGGAAACCGACAATACCGATACCTTTAAGGTGTCTGGACGCGGTGAGCTGCACCTGTCGATTCTGATTGAAAACATGCGCCGCGAAGGCTTTGAATTGGCTGTATCCAAACCGGAGGTTATCTTCAAAGAGGAAAACGGCCAGCGTCTTGAACCACTCGAGTATCTGTGCATTGACGTACCCGAAGAGTTTCAAGGCACCGTGATCGAAAAGCTCGGTCGCCGCAAGGCCGAACTGGCGTCGATGAAGCAGATGGACGGCACCAACCGCCTCGAATTCAATATCCCGGCGCGCGGCCTGATCGGCTTTCGCACTGAGTTCATGACCGACACCCGCGGCACCGGAACCATGTCACACAGCTTTGTTGAATACGCCCCCTACAAAGGGGAAATCGACAGCCGTAAAAACGGGGTCCTGATTGCCATGGACGCCGGGGAAACCGTGGCCTACTCACTGTTCAACCTGCAGGACCGCGGCATCTTGTTTGTTGCCCCGGGAACCAAGGTGTATGAGGGCATGATCATCGGCCAGCACGCCAAGGAAAACGACCTGGTGGTCAATGCCAACAAAGGCAAGAAGCTCACCAATGTCCGGGCCTCGGGCAGCGACGACGCCATTCGCCTGACACCGCCGAACATTCTTACGCTGGAACAGGCATTGGAATACATTGCCGACGATGAACTGGTGGAAGTCACGCCGGGATCGATCCGACTGAGAAAGAAAATTCTCGATGCGAACGAGCGAAAGAAATCTGAGAAAAAGAAATAA
- a CDS encoding M48 family metalloprotease, with amino-acid sequence MVKHFVVWMLVMLAVTACMPQPLRPWQKENVTTVVQVKRAGADAARYLVQKHGGRLNDETIQNYLDSLVRRLATYKGYQKQDWQVQVVNDPACELLAVPGETVLVYRGFLAAVNSEQELAAVLGHAMAHLALDHLARTATEEAFKRPITTTSSDDSTVIRGQQLADYILQHHYSFEEETQAQAFWQQQVGPMGQAAVLSAALCRDGWIERHPNGSSAVLPVLPPPAEPLPAVSFGDMHNVLMALVPGYAVFEQGVEQERLEHFPQAIGLYLQAATQTPDQSRILTGLGLAYLKVGELNSAKHHLQRAVRLDGGYYRSRLGLGYVALQLEEFGLAEKELRASQALLPTVQGSYLLAELYQRQGDWQQAEPLFQQVVDGDPHGRLGKAARRALQQR; translated from the coding sequence ATGGTTAAACATTTCGTTGTCTGGATGCTCGTCATGTTGGCTGTAACAGCGTGTATGCCCCAACCCCTTCGTCCCTGGCAGAAAGAAAACGTCACAACAGTGGTGCAGGTCAAACGTGCCGGGGCGGATGCGGCGCGCTATCTGGTTCAGAAGCATGGTGGCCGGTTAAACGATGAAACGATTCAAAACTATCTCGACAGTTTGGTTCGTCGTCTGGCGACCTATAAAGGGTATCAGAAGCAGGACTGGCAGGTGCAGGTGGTCAATGATCCAGCCTGCGAGCTGCTGGCGGTTCCGGGGGAGACCGTGTTGGTCTACCGCGGGTTTCTTGCTGCGGTCAACTCGGAACAGGAACTGGCCGCCGTGCTGGGGCATGCGATGGCGCACCTTGCTCTCGACCATCTGGCGCGTACCGCCACTGAAGAGGCTTTTAAACGGCCGATCACAACCACGTCCAGCGACGACAGCACGGTGATTCGTGGTCAACAACTGGCGGATTATATCTTACAGCACCATTATTCATTTGAAGAGGAAACACAGGCGCAGGCTTTCTGGCAGCAGCAGGTTGGCCCGATGGGACAGGCTGCTGTTTTAAGTGCTGCACTGTGCCGAGACGGCTGGATAGAGCGCCACCCCAATGGCAGCTCTGCCGTGCTGCCGGTTTTGCCACCTCCGGCAGAGCCCTTGCCTGCTGTTTCCTTTGGTGACATGCACAACGTGCTCATGGCTCTGGTGCCGGGTTATGCCGTCTTTGAACAGGGGGTGGAACAGGAACGTCTGGAGCATTTTCCCCAGGCCATAGGCCTGTATCTGCAGGCAGCGACCCAGACTCCGGATCAGAGCCGGATTCTCACCGGATTGGGGCTGGCCTATCTTAAGGTTGGCGAGCTGAACAGCGCCAAGCATCATTTGCAGCGCGCTGTGCGTTTGGATGGCGGCTATTACCGCAGTCGTCTGGGGCTGGGTTATGTTGCACTGCAACTTGAGGAGTTTGGGCTGGCAGAAAAAGAGTTGCGTGCAAGCCAGGCGCTTTTGCCGACCGTGCAGGGTAGTTATCTGTTGGCGGAACTGTATCAACGCCAGGGCGACTGGCAACAAGCTGAACCGCTGTTCCAACAGGTTGTCGATGGCGATCCCCATGGCCGATTGGGCAAGGCCGCACGTCGGGCCTTGCAGCAGCGTTAA
- the miaB gene encoding tRNA (N6-isopentenyl adenosine(37)-C2)-methylthiotransferase MiaB, which yields MSKSFYLETFGCQMNVVDSEWIVNLLGQIDYHPVDTPQKADLILLNTCSVRDKAERKVYGHLSHFKPLKDQRPDLILAVGGCVAQQEGEQLLKKVPYLDIVFGTHNVHKLPELIFEVEQGRGRQCETTHYEGAKRLDQFPQRAAENAICRFVTVMQGCDNFCSYCVVPYVRGREVSRPSGDILDEVCSLVDQGVREVTLLGQNVNSYGQKGSGDMSFPELLQRVHDIDGLERIRFTSSHPKDLSDDLIASFASLDKLCKHMHLALQSGSNRILELMNRGYSREQYLERVTRLKQACPEIRMTTDLIVGFPGEQQADFEQTLDMLEQVRFADAFSFLYSRRPQTKALEMADPVSAEEKQRWFERMLKMQEQISAQIWQQDCNTVQPVLVEGVSRHGQGQVFGRNQWNRIVNFDGPQSLIGRQVAVRIEDSLRNSHRGVLVEQP from the coding sequence ATGTCAAAATCATTCTACCTTGAAACCTTTGGCTGTCAGATGAATGTTGTCGATTCCGAGTGGATCGTCAACCTGCTTGGTCAGATCGACTACCACCCGGTGGATACCCCGCAAAAAGCGGATCTGATCCTTCTCAACACCTGCTCAGTGCGTGACAAGGCCGAGCGTAAGGTGTATGGCCATCTGAGCCACTTCAAACCGCTTAAAGATCAACGTCCTGATCTGATCCTCGCGGTGGGTGGTTGTGTCGCCCAGCAGGAGGGGGAGCAGCTGCTCAAAAAAGTTCCTTATCTCGATATTGTGTTCGGAACGCATAATGTTCATAAACTTCCGGAATTGATCTTTGAAGTAGAACAAGGCCGGGGACGCCAGTGTGAAACGACCCACTATGAAGGAGCGAAGCGCCTCGATCAATTTCCCCAGCGCGCCGCTGAAAACGCGATCTGCCGTTTTGTAACGGTCATGCAGGGCTGTGATAACTTCTGTTCCTACTGTGTCGTGCCCTATGTGCGCGGTCGCGAGGTGAGTCGTCCCAGTGGTGACATCCTTGACGAAGTTTGCAGCCTGGTCGATCAGGGCGTGCGTGAGGTGACTCTGCTGGGCCAGAATGTCAACTCCTACGGTCAGAAGGGCAGCGGAGACATGAGTTTTCCCGAGCTGCTCCAGCGGGTGCATGACATTGACGGGCTTGAGCGGATCCGTTTTACCTCGTCACACCCCAAAGATCTCAGTGATGACCTGATCGCCAGTTTTGCCTCATTGGATAAGTTGTGCAAGCACATGCATCTGGCGCTGCAGAGTGGCTCCAACCGCATTCTTGAGTTGATGAATCGCGGCTACAGCCGTGAACAGTATCTGGAGCGGGTGACACGTCTCAAGCAGGCCTGTCCTGAAATTCGTATGACCACGGATCTGATTGTCGGTTTTCCCGGTGAGCAGCAAGCGGATTTTGAGCAGACTCTCGATATGCTTGAGCAGGTGCGTTTCGCTGATGCTTTTTCATTTCTTTATTCCCGTCGTCCCCAGACCAAAGCGCTGGAGATGGCGGATCCGGTTTCGGCCGAGGAAAAACAGCGCTGGTTTGAGCGGATGCTTAAGATGCAGGAGCAGATCAGCGCGCAGATCTGGCAGCAGGATTGCAACACTGTTCAGCCGGTCCTGGTCGAAGGTGTCAGTCGCCACGGTCAGGGACAGGTGTTCGGGCGCAACCAGTGGAACCGTATCGTCAATTTTGACGGGCCGCAATCCCTGATCGGCCGGCAGGTGGCCGTGCGCATTGAAGACAGTTTGCGTAATTCACACCGTGGAGTTCTGGTTGAGCAACCATAA
- a CDS encoding M42 family metallopeptidase yields the protein MEQHHYDLLKEMSQTPSPSGFEQPIQRVVRRVQTGVADEVRTDVMGNVISRLDGQGDNRPKVMLAGHCDEIGFMIKYIDEEGFIYFAPIGGVDAHLVPGQRVHIHSANGPILGVVGKKPIHLMDPKDRETVVKFKDQFIDIGCASREEALELVAMGDPMTFVPSMERLQGDLVTSRAFDDKMGAFIVTRVLQEVKRRGPASVDLYSVTTVQEEIGLRGASASVYGVNPDVGIAVDVGFSSDFPGLNKTELGDLRVGKGPIIARGANINPVLFNLLVATAQEENIPYQVVGMPRATGTDANVMQLSRGGVAAALISVPLRYMHSPVEVLSLADLEATIALLAAVVYKIDNAGMFIPQ from the coding sequence ATGGAACAGCACCATTACGATTTACTCAAGGAAATGTCGCAAACCCCCAGTCCTTCGGGTTTTGAGCAACCGATCCAGCGCGTTGTCCGGCGCGTGCAGACCGGTGTGGCCGATGAGGTGCGCACCGATGTGATGGGCAACGTGATCTCCCGCCTTGATGGTCAGGGCGACAACCGTCCAAAGGTGATGCTGGCCGGTCATTGTGACGAGATCGGATTCATGATCAAGTACATTGACGAGGAAGGTTTCATCTACTTTGCCCCCATCGGCGGGGTGGATGCCCACCTGGTGCCGGGACAGCGAGTGCATATCCATAGCGCGAATGGCCCGATTCTCGGTGTGGTTGGCAAAAAACCGATCCACCTCATGGACCCCAAAGACCGCGAGACCGTGGTTAAATTCAAAGATCAATTTATCGATATCGGTTGCGCCAGCCGCGAAGAAGCTCTGGAGCTGGTGGCCATGGGTGACCCGATGACGTTTGTTCCCAGCATGGAGCGCTTGCAGGGGGACTTGGTGACCTCGCGGGCGTTTGATGACAAAATGGGGGCGTTTATCGTCACCCGGGTGTTGCAGGAAGTGAAGCGACGCGGCCCGGCTTCGGTCGACCTTTACAGTGTGACGACAGTCCAGGAAGAGATCGGTTTACGCGGTGCTTCAGCGAGTGTCTACGGCGTCAATCCCGATGTCGGTATTGCCGTGGATGTCGGTTTCTCCAGTGACTTCCCCGGACTTAACAAAACGGAACTCGGTGATCTGCGTGTTGGCAAGGGGCCGATCATCGCCCGTGGCGCCAACATCAACCCGGTATTATTCAATCTACTCGTTGCCACGGCCCAAGAGGAAAACATTCCCTATCAGGTGGTAGGCATGCCGCGTGCCACCGGCACCGACGCCAATGTGATGCAACTGAGCCGCGGCGGTGTTGCCGCCGCGTTGATCAGTGTACCGTTGCGCTACATGCATTCTCCGGTAGAGGTGTTGTCTCTGGCCGATCTGGAGGCGACCATCGCCTTACTGGCCGCTGTGGTCTATAAAATTGATAACGCCGGGATGTTTATCCCCCAATAA